A genome region from Megalobrama amblycephala isolate DHTTF-2021 linkage group LG16, ASM1881202v1, whole genome shotgun sequence includes the following:
- the LOC125249170 gene encoding olfactory receptor 52K1-like — protein MKDLPAENISFTDFKMIGFYSLGEWRPFLFVPFFLMFLLAITANSILIYLITTKKSLHSPMYVLISLMAVVDLILPILFVPNMLLNFLFNWSGISLTGCLIQMFCLHFVGTFQSTLLLWMALDRYFAICKPLYYHKYMEIPNFLKFVVVPLIRNVILVVITVSLAGKLSYCLTNFIDHCFCEHMALVQLACGDISINNIAGLLTAFLIPTADFILINVSYILIFTSVFKSGKTNMKALNTCITHIIVMSFTLTFALIAFLSYRIRNNFSPSSRVFVSTMYLLFQVVLTQLFME, from the coding sequence ATGAAGGACCTTCCTGCAGAAAATATTTCTTTCACAGACTTCAAAATGATTGGTTTTTACAGCCTAGGAGAATGGAGACCTTTTTTATTTGTCCCTTTCTTTCTGATGTTTTTATTGGCTATCACAGCAAATTCtattcttatatatttaatcACCACTAAAAAATCTTTGCATTCTCCAATGTATGTACTAATTAGTCTTATGGCAGTTGTAGACTTGATATTACCTATATTATTTGTACCTAACATGCTTCTGAACTTTTTGTTTAATTGGAGTGGGATATCTTTAACTGGTTGTTTGATACAGATGTTTTGCCTTCATTTTGTTGGAACATTTCAGTCTACTTTGCTTTTGTGGATGGCACTGGATCGTTACTTTGCAATATGCAAACCTCTTTATTATCACAAATACATGGAAATCCCTAACTTTCTAAAGTTTGTTGTTGTGCCATTAATCAGAAATGTAATCCTGGTGGTCATTACGGTCTCTCTGGCTGGAAAACTGTCATATTGTTTAACAAATTTTATCGACCACTGTTTCTGTGAGCACATGGCATTGGTTCAGTTAGCATGTGGGGATATATCCATTAATAACATTGCAGGACTTTTGACTGCTTTCCTTATACCAACTGCAGATTTTATTCTTATCAATGTTTCTTATATTCTGATTTTTACATCTGTGTTCAAATCTGGCAAAACTAACATGAAGGCCTTAAACACCTGCATTACTCACATCATTGTTATGTCATTTACTTTGACTTTTGCCTTGATTGCATTCTTGTCATACAGAATAAGAAATAATTTTTCTCCCAGTAGTCGTGTATTTGTGAGCACAATGTACTTGCTTTttcaagttgttttaacccaattaTTTATGGAGTGA